One stretch of Natronobacterium gregoryi SP2 DNA includes these proteins:
- a CDS encoding bacterio-opsin activator domain-containing protein: MLLVHSRDETERVATALEENGCQVTTVETATSAIATLSNGEFDCLVSEYRLRGDDGLSLVGAVRSVAEELPVVMYADRAFADDAFERDVDRFVAKNGTASHASLVDEVETVTSRTEAVGRDVSDHEPTASDVVRAIDDAPIGISLSDPSLPDNPTVYVNDAWEEITGFDRASILGRNPRILQGPATDPEIKSALSEAVDAEQPVTVEIKNYRPDGTPWWNELSIAPVYDESDDPVHYVGFQKDVTDRKTAERLAEERAAKLIEEKEALERILARVNGVLNEITHVLVEENDRPVIDQQVCDEIVDAEGYGAAWIGSADSASRALELTGTAGLETSEQTESRSIAALPDAVSTAAETNEIACQSARECDADALDAAAVGARRIAVVPLVYGRKRYGLLGIYGETESALDARERRLFDSIGTMIGTRFNAVEMSKVLTADRVVEVTMSIDDPAFPLSAVAATVEAEVEYVGRTTAGEETELFVTTRCDGPLPDLTALPFVEAVREVAGADDVYTLALTVDSASPFAELTDYGASISRVTANSSRARLTVDLPLEYDVRSVLELLESLYDGVELRSRVEHDRRERTPGEFASDLEQQLTSRQQASLEAAHMNGYFEWPRLSDGEEIAKTLGITRQTFHQHLRAAERKLVDTYVEMSNGTS, from the coding sequence GTGCTCCTCGTGCACTCACGAGACGAGACCGAACGCGTGGCGACAGCACTCGAGGAGAACGGGTGCCAGGTGACGACCGTCGAGACTGCGACGAGCGCGATTGCGACGCTGTCGAACGGGGAATTCGACTGCCTGGTCAGCGAGTACCGGCTTCGGGGCGACGACGGCCTCTCGCTGGTCGGGGCGGTTCGATCCGTCGCGGAGGAGCTTCCGGTCGTCATGTACGCCGACCGAGCCTTCGCGGACGACGCGTTCGAGCGCGACGTCGACCGGTTCGTCGCGAAAAACGGCACCGCGTCCCACGCCTCGCTCGTCGACGAGGTCGAGACGGTCACGTCCCGGACCGAGGCGGTCGGACGTGACGTGTCCGACCACGAACCCACAGCCAGCGACGTCGTCCGCGCGATCGACGACGCGCCGATCGGAATCAGCCTGAGCGATCCGTCACTTCCCGACAATCCGACCGTCTACGTCAACGATGCTTGGGAGGAGATTACTGGCTTCGATCGGGCGTCGATCCTCGGCCGGAACCCACGAATCCTGCAAGGTCCCGCTACCGATCCCGAGATAAAGTCGGCGCTTTCGGAAGCTGTCGACGCAGAACAGCCGGTAACGGTCGAGATCAAGAACTACCGGCCCGACGGCACGCCCTGGTGGAACGAACTGTCGATCGCCCCCGTGTACGACGAGTCCGACGACCCCGTCCACTACGTTGGATTCCAGAAAGATGTCACCGATCGCAAGACTGCCGAACGACTCGCCGAAGAGCGTGCCGCGAAACTCATCGAGGAGAAAGAGGCACTCGAGCGGATTCTCGCTCGGGTCAATGGCGTGCTCAACGAGATCACGCACGTTCTGGTCGAGGAGAACGACCGACCAGTCATCGATCAGCAGGTCTGTGACGAGATCGTCGATGCGGAGGGGTACGGAGCTGCCTGGATCGGATCGGCCGATTCAGCCAGTCGAGCCCTGGAACTGACTGGAACGGCCGGACTCGAGACCAGCGAGCAGACCGAGAGCCGATCGATCGCTGCGCTCCCGGACGCCGTCTCGACTGCCGCCGAAACGAACGAGATTGCCTGTCAGTCGGCCCGGGAGTGCGATGCCGACGCTCTCGACGCGGCTGCCGTCGGTGCGCGGCGGATCGCCGTCGTTCCGCTGGTCTACGGTCGGAAGCGGTACGGACTGCTCGGCATCTACGGCGAAACCGAGTCGGCACTCGACGCCCGCGAACGCCGTCTGTTCGACTCGATCGGGACGATGATCGGGACGCGGTTCAACGCAGTCGAGATGTCGAAAGTGTTGACCGCCGACCGGGTCGTCGAGGTGACGATGTCGATCGACGACCCGGCATTTCCGCTGTCGGCCGTCGCGGCCACAGTCGAGGCCGAAGTCGAGTACGTCGGCCGGACGACGGCAGGAGAGGAGACGGAACTGTTCGTGACAACACGCTGTGACGGACCGTTGCCCGATCTGACGGCGCTCCCGTTCGTCGAGGCCGTCCGAGAGGTCGCCGGTGCCGACGACGTCTACACGCTGGCGCTTACAGTCGACTCGGCGTCGCCGTTTGCCGAACTGACCGACTACGGCGCGTCGATCTCACGCGTCACTGCGAACTCGAGTCGGGCACGACTCACGGTCGACCTTCCCCTCGAGTACGATGTCCGGTCGGTACTCGAACTGCTCGAATCGCTGTACGACGGTGTCGAACTCCGGTCGCGTGTCGAGCACGACCGGCGCGAGCGAACTCCCGGAGAGTTCGCGTCCGACCTCGAGCAGCAGTTGACCAGTCGTCAGCAGGCGTCGCTCGAGGCCGCCCACATGAACGGCTACTTCGAGTGGCCGCGGCTCTCGGACGGCGAGGAGATTGCCAAGACCCTCGGTATTACCCGACAGACCTTCCATCAGCATCTTCGTGCGG
- a CDS encoding LUD domain-containing protein: MSSDARERKADHIRNLLETEGEAVEQNTIGFNEGRYESVADLEAYETLKDDARAIKEDAIERLPELIEELRETVDENGGTLYLADDAADANRYIREVAEEKAADRVVKSKSMTSEELEVNEALEADGVDVVETDLGEWVLQVADEAPSHIVAPAIHKSEDEIARLFNETFDPEESLETAEELTMFAREQLGELIADADIGMTGANFITADSGSLALVTSEGNARKTAVVPDTHVAVAGVEKIVPSVEDLAPFIELIGRSGTGQDITSYVSLLTPPVDSPVVDADDPEVAFADRDDDRDFHLVLIDNGRMAMREDDHLRETLYCIRCSACANTCANFQSVGGHAFGGETYSGGIATGWEAGVHGQDSAAEFNDLCTGCSRCVEACPVKIDIPWINTAVRDRINREDNGQFDFLVEGLTPDEEPGGVDLQKRLFGNYETLAKLGSATAPISNWTTRFGPVRTLMEKTVGVDRRRPLPEFERTTLVDWFEARGPRVAASESDREVVLYPDVYTNYIDVERGKAAVRVLEALDVHVHVPSVPGSGRAPLSQGMIQTADEKASRVYAGLAEHLDAGRDVVVIEPSDLAMFRKEYEKFLPEASYERLQDGSYEVLEYVYGLLENGADPRGVRSGDGVPDVAYHSHCQQRTLGLDRYTRAVFEDLGYDVLESDVECCGVAGSFGYKEQYYELSMDVGERLADQFTTPEASDRLVVASGTSCEDQLEDLLARDAVHPVEVLDPRSRYH, encoded by the coding sequence ATGAGTAGCGACGCACGCGAACGGAAGGCAGACCACATCCGCAACCTGCTCGAGACCGAGGGCGAGGCCGTCGAACAGAACACGATCGGATTCAACGAGGGTCGCTACGAGTCGGTCGCCGACCTCGAGGCGTACGAGACGCTGAAAGACGACGCCCGAGCGATCAAAGAAGACGCGATCGAGCGGCTGCCGGAACTGATAGAGGAACTCAGAGAGACCGTCGACGAAAACGGCGGGACGCTCTATCTTGCAGACGACGCCGCCGACGCGAACCGGTACATCCGCGAGGTCGCCGAGGAGAAGGCGGCCGACCGCGTCGTCAAGTCGAAGTCGATGACCAGCGAGGAACTCGAGGTCAACGAGGCCCTCGAGGCAGACGGCGTCGACGTCGTCGAGACCGACCTCGGCGAGTGGGTGTTACAGGTGGCCGACGAAGCGCCGTCTCACATCGTTGCGCCGGCGATTCACAAATCCGAAGACGAGATCGCTCGCCTGTTCAACGAGACGTTCGATCCCGAGGAGTCACTCGAAACGGCCGAGGAACTGACGATGTTCGCCCGGGAGCAACTCGGTGAGTTGATCGCCGACGCCGATATCGGGATGACGGGGGCGAACTTCATTACGGCCGATTCGGGCTCGCTTGCGCTCGTCACGAGCGAGGGCAACGCCCGGAAGACGGCCGTCGTGCCGGACACCCACGTCGCGGTCGCGGGCGTCGAGAAGATCGTTCCGTCCGTCGAGGATCTGGCACCGTTTATCGAACTGATCGGTCGCTCGGGGACGGGACAGGATATCACCTCGTACGTCTCCCTGTTGACGCCGCCGGTCGACTCGCCGGTCGTCGACGCCGACGACCCCGAGGTGGCGTTTGCCGATCGTGACGACGACCGCGACTTTCATCTCGTGTTGATCGACAACGGCCGAATGGCGATGCGCGAGGACGACCACCTCCGGGAGACGCTGTACTGTATCCGGTGTTCGGCCTGTGCGAATACGTGTGCGAACTTCCAGTCGGTCGGCGGTCACGCCTTCGGCGGCGAGACATACTCGGGTGGTATCGCGACGGGTTGGGAGGCCGGCGTCCACGGCCAGGACAGCGCCGCGGAGTTCAACGACCTCTGTACCGGCTGTTCGCGCTGCGTCGAGGCCTGCCCCGTCAAGATCGATATCCCGTGGATCAACACCGCCGTCCGCGACCGAATCAACCGCGAGGACAACGGCCAGTTCGACTTCCTCGTCGAAGGACTCACGCCGGACGAAGAGCCCGGTGGCGTCGACCTCCAGAAGCGACTGTTCGGCAACTACGAGACGCTGGCGAAACTGGGCTCCGCGACAGCGCCCATCTCGAACTGGACGACGAGATTCGGTCCCGTTCGCACGCTTATGGAAAAGACCGTCGGCGTCGATCGTCGCCGGCCACTCCCCGAGTTCGAGCGGACGACGCTCGTCGACTGGTTCGAGGCGCGCGGTCCGCGGGTCGCTGCTTCCGAATCCGACCGCGAGGTCGTTCTCTACCCCGACGTCTACACGAACTACATCGACGTCGAACGCGGAAAAGCCGCGGTTCGCGTCCTCGAGGCGCTCGACGTTCACGTCCACGTTCCGTCGGTTCCCGGCAGCGGCCGTGCACCCCTCTCGCAGGGAATGATCCAGACGGCCGACGAGAAGGCCAGTCGCGTCTACGCCGGCCTCGCCGAACACCTCGATGCGGGTCGAGACGTCGTCGTGATCGAGCCCAGTGACCTCGCGATGTTCCGCAAAGAGTACGAGAAGTTCCTCCCCGAGGCGTCCTACGAGCGCCTGCAGGACGGTAGCTACGAGGTTCTCGAGTACGTTTACGGCCTGCTCGAGAACGGTGCCGATCCGCGGGGAGTCCGGTCCGGTGACGGTGTCCCCGACGTCGCCTACCACTCTCACTGCCAGCAGCGGACGCTCGGTCTGGACCGATACACGCGAGCCGTCTTCGAGGACCTCGGGTACGACGTCCTCGAGAGCGACGTCGAGTGTTGTGGTGTCGCCGGTTCGTTCGGCTACAAAGAGCAGTACTACGAACTGAGCATGGACGTCGGTGAGCGACTCGCCGACCAGTTTACGACGCCCGAGGCGAGCGATCGACTCGTGGTGGCAAGCGGGACCTCGTGTGAAGACCAACTCGAGGACCTGCTCGCCCGCGATGCGGTCCATCCGGTCGAAGTACTCGATCCGCGATCACGATACCACTGA
- a CDS encoding LutC/YkgG family protein, whose translation MSVESASFVEQFESRLADLEVSVTRTEPDEDQFADVLETVVADHDHDLDAVVGTRIPFSSVSLPNWIDDDPTPATLEAATTGVTAASLGIADYGSVVLPATPDGSEPVSLFPDLHVPVLRERDLVADMPTAIELLGPDLRDGKSAIVATGPSATADMGALVKGAHGPKDVHVVLLEDGGDGDE comes from the coding sequence ATGAGCGTCGAATCAGCTTCCTTCGTCGAGCAGTTCGAATCCAGGCTCGCCGATCTCGAGGTATCGGTGACTCGCACCGAACCCGACGAAGACCAGTTCGCGGACGTTCTCGAAACTGTCGTCGCAGATCACGACCACGATCTCGACGCGGTCGTCGGCACTCGGATTCCGTTCTCGTCGGTGTCTCTACCCAACTGGATCGACGACGACCCCACACCAGCAACGCTCGAGGCGGCCACGACCGGCGTCACCGCTGCGTCACTGGGAATCGCCGATTACGGTAGCGTCGTCCTCCCGGCGACGCCCGACGGGAGCGAGCCGGTGAGTCTCTTCCCGGACCTGCACGTGCCAGTCCTCCGCGAACGCGACCTCGTCGCGGACATGCCCACAGCGATCGAACTGCTCGGGCCCGACCTCCGGGACGGGAAAAGCGCCATCGTTGCGACCGGTCCCAGCGCGACCGCCGACATGGGGGCGCTCGTGAAGGGAGCACACGGACCGAAAGATGTCCACGTCGTCTTGCTCGAGGACGGAGGTGACGGCGATGAGTAG
- a CDS encoding GIDE domain-containing protein, with the protein MDATAPPLQPAVLVTGFDAVALVLLLHVWLVVVGLAVWNDDARTGMAWVDRRIHLSTRLYATLLFLAVLAVWVPFAVGQYPIGPANPFGRNRTVVVAFGVAGLLVGAGFYFLGGVVTNLRSYVTFRRSTPTDARDVTSGPVQVSGTVVPLEEPLEAPVTGDDAVCYRLSATQVIDETDGRLQEREDDQFGSTPARAPTLGSALVDQTSLLKERRTSFAVRDETGQVDIDPDRAQLRLERTASEPVPDDSRPSDPLATHLLESTDLDPTDGNRIYYEESLRTDTEVTVVGVASGSDTGSEPTITAGDTVAEFVVAPGCGETTARHFRRAIVGCSGAAIASSSVGLSILALLAGHGWWIPLPGL; encoded by the coding sequence ATGGACGCCACAGCACCACCGCTACAGCCGGCTGTACTCGTCACGGGGTTCGACGCCGTCGCCCTCGTGTTGCTTCTCCACGTCTGGCTCGTCGTCGTCGGACTGGCAGTCTGGAACGACGACGCCCGAACGGGAATGGCCTGGGTCGACCGGCGCATCCACCTGAGTACCCGACTGTACGCCACGTTGCTGTTCCTCGCAGTGCTCGCCGTGTGGGTCCCGTTCGCCGTCGGCCAGTACCCGATCGGACCGGCCAACCCGTTCGGGCGCAACCGAACCGTCGTCGTGGCTTTCGGCGTCGCCGGCTTACTGGTCGGTGCCGGGTTCTACTTCCTCGGTGGTGTCGTGACGAACCTCCGGTCGTACGTCACGTTCCGGCGCAGTACACCGACCGACGCGAGAGATGTCACGTCCGGTCCGGTGCAGGTATCGGGAACCGTCGTCCCGCTCGAGGAACCACTCGAGGCACCCGTAACCGGCGACGACGCGGTCTGTTACCGGCTCTCGGCGACGCAAGTGATCGACGAGACCGACGGCCGACTCCAGGAACGCGAGGACGACCAGTTCGGGTCGACTCCGGCAAGAGCCCCGACGCTCGGCTCGGCGCTAGTCGACCAGACGTCTCTCCTCAAGGAACGACGGACGTCCTTTGCCGTTCGCGACGAGACCGGACAGGTCGATATCGATCCGGACAGAGCCCAGCTCCGACTCGAGCGGACGGCGTCGGAACCCGTTCCTGACGACTCCCGGCCGTCCGATCCTCTTGCGACACATCTCCTCGAGTCGACCGATCTCGATCCAACCGACGGGAATCGAATCTACTACGAGGAGTCACTCCGAACAGACACGGAAGTGACGGTCGTCGGCGTCGCAAGCGGGTCAGATACCGGTAGCGAACCGACGATCACGGCCGGCGACACCGTCGCCGAATTCGTCGTCGCCCCCGGCTGTGGAGAGACGACCGCACGCCACTTCCGGCGGGCGATCGTCGGCTGTTCGGGTGCGGCCATCGCCTCGAGTTCGGTCGGCCTCTCGATTCTGGCGTTGCTGGCCGGCCACGGTTGGTGGATTCCACTACCCGGCCTGTGA
- the gcvH gene encoding glycine cleavage system protein GcvH, with translation MSFDIPADRRYMESHEWAAETDGIVRVGISDFAQDELGDVVFVELPDEGDELSQDDEFGVIESIKAVSDLYAPVSGEVTAVNEDVFDAPELVNEDPFGDGWMLEIDADDTDELEELLTAEEYETQVV, from the coding sequence ATGAGCTTCGACATTCCCGCGGACCGACGGTACATGGAATCGCACGAGTGGGCAGCAGAGACCGACGGCATCGTCCGCGTCGGCATCTCCGACTTCGCACAGGACGAACTCGGTGACGTCGTCTTCGTCGAACTCCCCGACGAGGGCGACGAGCTAAGCCAGGACGACGAGTTCGGTGTCATCGAATCGATCAAGGCAGTTTCGGATCTCTATGCACCCGTCAGCGGCGAGGTCACCGCAGTCAACGAAGACGTGTTCGACGCGCCCGAACTCGTCAACGAAGACCCGTTCGGCGACGGCTGGATGCTCGAGATCGACGCCGACGATACGGACGAACTCGAGGAGCTACTGACGGCCGAGGAGTACGAAACACAGGTCGTCTGA
- the gcvT gene encoding glycine cleavage system aminomethyltransferase GcvT: MPLQTPPLRGIHDERGAKFTEFGGWDMPVEFDSIQTEHEAVREDVGIFDVSHMGQIHVTGPDATTLMQRLTTNDVSSLEVGDSQYAAITDEDGIVIDDTVIYRLPDETGDATYLFIPNAGTDEETHERWIDYRNDLDLEATVDNRTDEYAMFAVQGPNAAALVDDVTAESVTDIGRFNAQYATIDGVDCWTARTGYTGEDGFELIVPWEEAERIWSALDCQPCGLGSRDTLRLEAGLLLSGQDFDPEDNPRTPYEAGIGFTVDLETEFVGRDALAAVEEEGVEEELIGFQLIDRGVPRHGYDVTNTDDRVIGTVTSGTMSPTLERAIGFAYVPVEYADPGTTLQVVVRGRSKKARVETTPFIDTA; encoded by the coding sequence ATGCCGCTTCAGACGCCGCCGTTACGTGGGATCCACGACGAACGTGGAGCGAAGTTTACGGAGTTTGGCGGCTGGGACATGCCAGTCGAGTTCGACTCGATTCAGACCGAACACGAGGCCGTCCGGGAAGACGTCGGCATCTTCGACGTCTCCCACATGGGCCAGATTCACGTCACTGGGCCGGACGCGACGACGCTGATGCAACGGCTCACCACCAACGACGTGAGCAGCCTCGAGGTCGGCGACTCCCAGTACGCTGCGATCACCGACGAAGATGGTATCGTCATCGACGACACCGTCATTTACCGGCTTCCCGACGAAACTGGGGACGCAACCTATCTCTTCATCCCGAACGCCGGTACCGACGAGGAGACACACGAACGCTGGATCGACTACCGCAACGACCTCGACCTCGAGGCGACCGTCGACAACCGGACCGACGAGTACGCGATGTTCGCGGTCCAGGGACCGAACGCAGCCGCTCTCGTCGACGACGTGACCGCGGAGTCGGTCACCGACATCGGACGATTCAACGCCCAGTACGCGACGATCGACGGAGTCGACTGCTGGACGGCACGGACGGGGTATACGGGCGAGGACGGGTTCGAACTGATCGTTCCCTGGGAGGAAGCCGAACGCATCTGGTCGGCTCTCGACTGCCAGCCCTGCGGCCTCGGCTCCCGTGATACGCTCCGACTCGAGGCCGGCCTCTTGCTTTCGGGCCAGGACTTCGATCCCGAAGACAATCCTCGGACGCCCTACGAGGCCGGAATCGGATTCACGGTCGATCTCGAGACTGAGTTCGTCGGCCGCGACGCCCTCGCGGCGGTCGAGGAAGAGGGCGTCGAAGAGGAACTGATCGGGTTCCAGTTGATCGATCGTGGCGTTCCACGACACGGCTACGACGTGACGAACACCGACGACCGCGTAATCGGGACGGTCACCAGCGGCACGATGAGTCCGACGCTCGAACGGGCGATCGGCTTCGCCTACGTGCCAGTCGAGTACGCCGATCCCGGGACGACCCTGCAAGTCGTCGTCCGTGGTCGGTCGAAAAAGGCAAGAGTTGAAACCACACCGTTCATCGACACAGCATAA
- a CDS encoding S8 family serine peptidase translates to MPSDGTPTPDRRSVLKAAGALGAFFGSSGVTAADSDGSGSQATELLIGVSPDVPDVERTVQSSLPGDGRVVHSNETIHYATVELPSSVPEEATERITDALDSIDQIEYVEENATLEALATPNDPYYSSQHAPQQVNCGDAWAETLGDQDVTISIVDTGTAYDHENLAENVDDRIGDVFVGRGSDPSPVSSSEDHGTIVSGIAVGGTGNGTGHAGVSNCSMLSARALDESGRGSLADIADAIQWSADQGVDIINLSLGSSSHWQTLRNACQYAYDQGCLLVAAAGNAGGSVVYPAVYDSVIAVAALDSHDRLASFSNRGSEIELAAPGTQVISSTLGDRYTRASGTSMAAPVVAGVAGLVLSAYPGLGNESLREHLRQTATDVGLSSRTQGYGRVDADAAVNTVPDGYEPEEPDEPDNDETGDDHLLAFVTDSDASLASYEFTADGPLEFADAPYESPSGGSIEGGTFSAEDFAEENDDGTWTGGGTTGGGHGDAFRVDGAVTAIELDEPDVTWVELDGEEMSPAEIIDETGGEDDDRNDEDEDQDDEDDSSECGDETVTARADGSLSGGWWGGTDSYTYSLRTADPCSATITLEGPADAAFDLYLTLDGSSPSRWSYDESSTGSGSDEEITVDLSGDEQLRFQIHANDGSGEYVATLEERGR, encoded by the coding sequence ATGCCATCAGACGGCACCCCCACACCCGACCGACGATCCGTGCTCAAAGCCGCCGGCGCGCTCGGTGCGTTCTTCGGCTCGAGTGGTGTCACGGCTGCCGACTCCGACGGGTCGGGGTCGCAAGCGACCGAACTGCTCATCGGCGTCTCGCCGGATGTCCCCGACGTCGAACGAACGGTCCAGTCGTCACTGCCGGGCGACGGTCGCGTCGTCCACAGCAACGAGACGATCCACTACGCCACGGTAGAACTGCCCTCGAGCGTCCCCGAAGAGGCGACAGAACGGATCACCGACGCTCTCGACTCGATCGACCAGATCGAGTACGTCGAGGAGAACGCGACGCTCGAGGCACTGGCCACGCCCAACGATCCCTACTACAGTTCCCAGCACGCTCCCCAGCAGGTCAACTGCGGGGACGCCTGGGCGGAGACGCTCGGCGACCAGGACGTGACCATCTCGATCGTCGATACCGGGACCGCCTACGACCACGAGAACCTCGCGGAGAACGTCGACGACCGCATCGGCGACGTGTTCGTCGGTCGCGGCAGCGATCCCTCCCCCGTCAGCAGCAGCGAGGACCACGGCACGATCGTCTCGGGAATCGCCGTCGGCGGGACGGGCAACGGGACGGGCCACGCCGGCGTCTCGAACTGTTCGATGCTGAGTGCTCGCGCGCTCGACGAGAGCGGCCGCGGGTCGCTTGCCGACATCGCCGACGCGATCCAGTGGTCGGCCGATCAGGGTGTCGATATCATCAACCTCTCGCTGGGTAGCTCGAGTCACTGGCAGACGCTTCGAAACGCCTGCCAGTACGCCTACGATCAGGGTTGTCTGCTCGTCGCGGCGGCGGGTAACGCCGGCGGAAGCGTCGTCTACCCGGCGGTCTACGACTCCGTGATCGCAGTGGCGGCGCTCGACTCGCACGATCGGCTGGCCTCGTTCTCCAACCGCGGTTCCGAGATCGAACTGGCAGCGCCGGGAACGCAAGTCATCTCGTCGACGCTCGGTGATCGCTATACCCGTGCCTCCGGGACGTCGATGGCGGCACCGGTCGTGGCCGGCGTCGCCGGGCTGGTGCTGTCGGCGTACCCGGGACTGGGCAACGAATCACTACGAGAGCATCTCCGACAGACCGCGACCGACGTCGGCCTCTCTTCGCGCACCCAGGGCTATGGCCGCGTCGACGCCGATGCCGCCGTGAACACGGTTCCGGACGGCTACGAACCGGAGGAACCGGACGAACCCGACAACGACGAGACTGGCGACGACCACCTCCTCGCGTTCGTCACCGACTCCGACGCCAGCCTCGCGAGCTACGAGTTCACGGCCGACGGCCCCCTCGAGTTCGCGGACGCACCGTACGAGAGCCCCTCCGGTGGCAGCATCGAGGGCGGTACCTTCAGCGCCGAGGATTTCGCCGAAGAGAACGACGACGGCACGTGGACCGGGGGCGGGACCACGGGCGGCGGTCACGGTGACGCCTTCCGAGTCGACGGTGCGGTCACCGCTATCGAACTCGACGAACCCGACGTCACGTGGGTCGAACTCGACGGCGAGGAGATGAGTCCGGCCGAGATCATCGACGAAACCGGCGGCGAGGACGACGATCGGAACGACGAGGACGAAGACCAGGACGACGAAGACGACTCCAGCGAGTGTGGCGACGAGACCGTCACCGCACGGGCCGACGGCTCCCTCTCCGGCGGCTGGTGGGGCGGTACCGACAGCTACACCTACTCGCTACGGACGGCCGATCCGTGCTCGGCGACGATCACCCTCGAGGGGCCAGCAGACGCCGCCTTCGATCTCTACCTGACTCTCGACGGGAGTTCGCCGTCCCGCTGGTCTTACGACGAGTCGAGCACCGGGTCCGGGAGCGACGAGGAGATTACCGTCGACCTCTCCGGTGACGAACAGTTGCGCTTCCAGATCCACGCAAACGACGGCTCCGGCGAGTACGTGGCCACCCTCGAGGAGCGCGGCCGGTAG
- a CDS encoding NYN domain-containing protein, whose amino-acid sequence MFDRVRAHLAPDRHTEPAVGLFVDGPNVLRDEFDVDLDDLREVAGDLGRVGVIRLYLDEHATPGLIQAAEARGFEVVVTSGDVDVKLAVDATALACEETIDRLAIASRDTDFKPVLEYAGTTGLETVAIAPGSYGRSDALRNAADEAVTVDTDN is encoded by the coding sequence ATGTTCGACCGCGTCCGGGCCCATCTCGCGCCCGACCGGCACACTGAACCGGCAGTAGGGCTGTTCGTCGACGGGCCGAACGTCCTCAGAGACGAGTTCGACGTCGACCTGGACGACCTTCGCGAGGTCGCAGGCGACCTCGGACGTGTCGGCGTCATCCGACTCTACCTCGACGAGCACGCGACACCGGGGCTGATCCAGGCTGCCGAGGCCCGCGGTTTCGAGGTGGTCGTCACGAGCGGCGACGTCGACGTCAAACTCGCCGTCGACGCGACCGCTCTCGCTTGCGAGGAGACTATCGACCGACTCGCGATCGCCTCCCGGGACACCGACTTCAAGCCCGTCCTCGAGTACGCCGGCACTACTGGTCTCGAGACGGTCGCAATCGCGCCGGGATCGTACGGTCGATCCGACGCCCTTCGGAACGCGGCCGACGAGGCCGTGACGGTCGACACCGACAACTGA
- a CDS encoding alpha/beta fold hydrolase, protein MERVSHHGRETAYETVDGGDGSTICLVHGTGGNRDLWQKQHALATDRPLVTLDLSGHGDSDDIDASPGYATFSAYVDDVLAVAEATDSRVLVGGSMGGAVVLHLLLERSFRPDAVVLTGTGARLGVLEDLLAWLENNFDRAVEFLHAQDRFFHDTDRDVVALSKEAMYDAGQEVTSRDFHSCHGFDVRERLSEIDVPVLVVYGEYDRLTPPWFHEYLADEIPDTDLVEIEDAAQRAMLERPEPFNEAVRSFL, encoded by the coding sequence ATGGAGCGGGTCTCACACCACGGCCGGGAGACGGCCTACGAAACCGTCGACGGGGGTGACGGTTCGACGATCTGTCTCGTCCACGGAACCGGTGGCAACCGCGATCTCTGGCAGAAACAGCACGCACTCGCAACCGACCGACCGCTGGTCACACTCGATCTCAGCGGCCACGGCGACTCCGACGACATCGACGCCAGTCCCGGCTACGCGACGTTCTCCGCGTACGTCGACGACGTCCTCGCCGTCGCCGAAGCGACCGACTCTCGGGTGCTGGTCGGGGGTTCGATGGGCGGTGCAGTCGTCCTTCACCTCCTCCTCGAGCGGTCGTTTCGCCCCGACGCAGTCGTCTTGACGGGGACCGGCGCACGGCTGGGCGTCCTCGAGGACCTGCTCGCGTGGCTCGAGAACAACTTCGACCGCGCGGTCGAGTTTCTCCACGCCCAGGACCGGTTCTTCCACGATACCGACCGCGACGTCGTGGCGCTGTCGAAAGAAGCGATGTACGACGCCGGCCAGGAGGTAACCAGCCGGGACTTCCACAGCTGTCACGGGTTCGACGTTCGGGAACGTCTGTCCGAGATCGACGTTCCCGTCCTGGTCGTCTACGGCGAGTACGATCGGCTGACGCCGCCGTGGTTCCACGAATATCTGGCCGACGAGATTCCAGATACCGACCTCGTCGAGATCGAGGACGCCGCTCAGCGAGCGATGCTCGAGCGACCGGAGCCGTTCAACGAGGCCGTGCGGTCGTTCCTCTAG